In a single window of the Desulfuromonas thiophila genome:
- a CDS encoding YlxR family protein: MSRPHEDPAGRGPRRSCIACRQSLPQGQLIRFVCAPDGALLVDYGHRLPGRGAYVCLKPDCLRQALRRNAFSRALRQPCRQPDEAQLLAQLQQACRQRILNLLGMARKAGLLCGGQQAVSQSLQRPHEIALVLVATDMSAPLAARLRQRLDQLGLPYQTLFDRQQLAEALGTALRSTLVIKKSSLAQTLQFELGRYREVMGEV, encoded by the coding sequence ATGTCACGTCCCCATGAAGACCCGGCCGGGCGCGGTCCCCGGCGAAGCTGTATCGCGTGTCGCCAGAGCCTGCCGCAGGGGCAGCTGATCCGGTTTGTTTGTGCGCCGGATGGTGCGTTGCTGGTCGATTATGGCCATCGCCTGCCTGGCCGGGGCGCCTATGTCTGTCTGAAGCCCGACTGTCTGCGCCAGGCGCTGCGGCGCAATGCCTTCAGCCGGGCGCTGCGTCAGCCCTGTCGTCAGCCCGATGAGGCCCAGTTGTTGGCGCAGTTGCAGCAAGCCTGCCGCCAGCGGATTCTGAATTTGCTGGGCATGGCGCGTAAGGCCGGTTTGCTCTGTGGCGGTCAGCAGGCCGTCAGTCAGTCCCTGCAGCGACCGCATGAGATTGCTCTGGTGCTGGTGGCGACGGACATGTCGGCTCCGCTGGCGGCGCGGTTACGACAGCGACTGGATCAGCTGGGGCTGCCGTACCAGACGCTGTTCGACCGGCAGCAGCTGGCCGAGGCGCTGGGTACGGCGCTGCGCAGCACGCTGGTGATAAAGAAAAGTTCACTTGCACAGACGCTGCAATTCGAGTTAGGACGCTACAGGGAAGTAATGGGGGAAGTCTGA